In Paractinoplanes brasiliensis, the following proteins share a genomic window:
- a CDS encoding allantoate amidohydrolase, protein MTATFAELWNGIAPIGRARNGGYLRYALEEPELVLRDWFRNQAARRDMPVTDDGNGNLFAWWGDQWGQDAVLTGSHFDSVPHGGGFDGPLGIVSGFLAVDELRRLGHTPRRPIAVVAFVEEEGGRFGVPCLGSRLLTGAIEPAQAAALTDREGITFGEALGDTPAGRLPGLTSRIGALIELHIEQGRALEVPVGVASAIWPHGRWRFDFTGHGDHAGTTRMADRRDPMLTFAYTVLAANKEARLNGAHATMARVEVEPNATNAIPSLVRGWLDARAAETGTLDAVVEAVIKRATERAGRDGTELTVTNESFSTEVTFEKPLAARIAALLGEAPVLPTGAGHDAGVLSAHVPTAMLFVRNPTGVSHSPAEHADEADCVEGINALARVLGDLT, encoded by the coding sequence CGGCCGGGCCCGCAACGGCGGTTACCTGCGGTACGCGCTGGAGGAACCCGAGCTGGTGCTGCGCGACTGGTTCCGCAACCAGGCCGCGCGCCGCGACATGCCGGTCACCGACGACGGCAACGGCAACCTGTTCGCCTGGTGGGGCGACCAGTGGGGGCAGGACGCGGTGCTGACCGGCTCGCACTTCGACTCGGTGCCGCACGGCGGGGGCTTCGACGGGCCGCTCGGCATCGTCAGCGGGTTCCTCGCCGTCGACGAGCTGCGGCGGCTCGGGCACACGCCGCGCCGGCCGATCGCCGTGGTCGCCTTCGTCGAGGAGGAGGGTGGCCGGTTCGGCGTGCCGTGCCTGGGGTCCCGGCTGCTGACCGGCGCGATCGAGCCCGCACAGGCGGCCGCGCTCACCGACCGCGAGGGCATCACGTTCGGCGAGGCTCTGGGTGACACGCCCGCGGGGCGGCTCCCCGGGCTGACCAGCCGGATCGGGGCGCTGATCGAGCTGCACATCGAGCAGGGCCGGGCACTTGAGGTGCCGGTCGGGGTGGCCAGCGCGATCTGGCCGCACGGGCGCTGGCGGTTCGACTTCACCGGGCACGGCGACCACGCGGGCACGACACGCATGGCCGACCGGCGTGACCCGATGCTGACGTTCGCGTACACGGTGCTGGCGGCCAACAAGGAGGCCCGGCTGAACGGCGCGCACGCGACGATGGCCCGGGTCGAGGTCGAGCCCAACGCCACCAATGCCATTCCTTCCCTCGTACGGGGGTGGCTCGATGCCCGGGCGGCCGAGACGGGAACGCTCGACGCGGTGGTCGAGGCCGTGATCAAGCGGGCCACCGAGCGGGCGGGCCGCGACGGCACCGAGCTGACGGTGACGAATGAGTCGTTCAGCACCGAGGTGACGTTCGAGAAGCCGCTGGCCGCCCGGATCGCCGCGCTGCTGGGCGAGGCCCCGGTGCTGCCGACGGGGGCCGGGCACGACGCGGGGGTGCTGTCCGCGCACGTCCCGACGGCGATGCTCTTCGTCCGTAACCCGACGGGCGTGTCGCACTCGCCCGCCGAACACGCCGACGAGGCGGACTGCGTGGAAGGCATCAACGCGCTCGCGAGGGTGCTGGGCGACCTGACATGA
- a CDS encoding formimidoylglutamate deiminase: MTAYFAPYAWTGGAVARNVRIEVAGGFITAVDHLGPPTPATPALSARTPPASALSPLTPATSITGPPTSAPTTPSSRSPFSAKSEVSAIELPGLVLPGFANAHSHAFHRALRGRTHEGGGSFWTWRDLMYQVAGRLDPDSYYALARAVYAEMALAGITAVGEFHYLHHGPDGTPYADPNAMGNALIAAAADAGIRITLLDTLYLTAGVDGKPLEGVQRRFGDGDLDGWSARVDELRATGNSKIGAALHSVRAVPTDYLSTFAYRTDGQPVHVHLSEQRAENEQCQAVHGCTPAELLEAHGVWQPMTVAVHATHLTDRDIDILGGHQVCFCPTTERDLADGIGPARRLSDAGARISLGSDSHAVIDQFEELRGLEMNDRLATERRGRFTPAELIAAAANHASIGWFDAGEIAVGKRADFLCVRLDSPRTAGTDPAQAALAATAADISHVIVDGRLIVEDGRHTGIEVPSELARTIAGLIGTDEPGNRTRATSYGAVRA, from the coding sequence ATGACGGCCTATTTCGCCCCGTACGCGTGGACAGGCGGAGCGGTCGCCCGAAATGTCCGCATCGAGGTGGCCGGCGGTTTCATCACGGCCGTCGACCATCTCGGCCCGCCAACGCCCGCCACGCCGGCTCTCAGCGCGCGGACACCCCCAGCATCCGCTCTCAGCCCGCTGACACCCGCCACGTCCATCACCGGCCCGCCAACGTCCGCCCCCACCACCCCATCCTCCCGCTCGCCCTTTTCCGCCAAATCAGAAGTGTCGGCAATTGAGCTACCGGGGCTGGTGTTGCCAGGGTTCGCCAATGCGCACTCTCACGCCTTCCACCGGGCGCTGCGGGGCCGCACCCACGAGGGCGGCGGCAGCTTCTGGACGTGGCGCGACTTGATGTATCAGGTCGCGGGCCGCCTCGACCCCGACAGCTACTACGCCCTTGCCCGAGCCGTTTACGCCGAGATGGCGCTGGCCGGGATCACCGCCGTGGGCGAGTTCCACTATCTGCACCACGGACCGGACGGCACCCCCTACGCCGACCCGAACGCCATGGGCAACGCCCTGATCGCCGCCGCGGCCGACGCCGGGATCCGGATCACGCTGCTGGACACGCTCTATCTGACCGCCGGGGTGGACGGGAAGCCGCTCGAAGGGGTGCAGCGCCGCTTCGGCGACGGCGACCTCGACGGCTGGTCGGCCCGAGTGGACGAGCTGCGTGCCACCGGCAACTCGAAGATCGGCGCGGCGCTGCACTCGGTGCGGGCGGTCCCCACCGACTACCTGTCGACCTTCGCGTACCGCACCGACGGGCAGCCCGTCCACGTGCACCTGTCCGAGCAGCGCGCCGAGAACGAGCAGTGTCAGGCCGTGCACGGGTGCACCCCGGCCGAGCTGCTCGAAGCGCACGGCGTGTGGCAGCCGATGACCGTCGCGGTCCACGCCACGCACCTCACCGACCGCGACATCGACATCCTTGGTGGTCACCAGGTGTGTTTCTGCCCGACGACCGAACGGGATCTCGCCGACGGCATCGGACCGGCCCGTCGGCTTTCCGACGCGGGCGCCCGGATCAGCCTGGGTAGCGACAGTCACGCCGTGATCGACCAGTTCGAGGAGTTGCGCGGGCTCGAGATGAACGACCGGCTGGCGACCGAGCGGCGGGGAAGGTTCACGCCGGCCGAGCTGATCGCGGCGGCGGCCAACCACGCGTCGATCGGCTGGTTCGACGCCGGGGAGATCGCGGTAGGCAAACGGGCCGACTTCCTGTGCGTCCGGCTCGACAGCCCCCGTACGGCCGGAACCGACCCCGCGCAGGCAGCGCTCGCGGCGACCGCGGCCGACATCAGCCACGTGATCGTGGACGGGCGCCTGATCGTCGAGGACGGCCGCCACACCGGCATCGAGGTGCCGTCCGAACTGGCCCGCACGATCGCCGGGCTCATCGGCACGGACGAACCGGGCAACAGAACTCGGGCCACGAGCTACGGGGCGGTCCGAGCGTGA